Proteins from a genomic interval of Providencia stuartii:
- the hslU gene encoding HslU--HslV peptidase ATPase subunit, with translation MSEMTPREIVSELDNHIIGQNKAKRSVAIALRNRWRRMQLNETLRHEVTPKNILMIGPTGVGKTEIARRLAKLANAPFIKVEATKFTEVGYVGKEVDSIIRDLADSAVKMVRQQSIEKNRYRAEELAEERILDVLIPPAKNNWGQSEPVDGHSPARQSFRKKLREGQLDDKEIEIEVAAAPMGVEIMAPPGMEEMTNQLQSMFQNLAGQKQKARKMTIKEAFKLLVEEEAAKLVNPEELKEQAIEAVEQHGIVFIDEFDKICKRGGQSSGPDVSREGVQRDLLPLIEGCTVSTKHGMVKTDHILFIASGAFQVSSPSDLIPELQGRLPIRVELQALTTEDFVRILTEPNASLTEQYKALMATEGVTIEFTEDGIRRIAEAAWQVNESTENIGARRLHTVLERLMEDISYDASERNGQTIHIDAAYVRQHLDELVADEDLSRFIL, from the coding sequence ATGTCCGAAATGACTCCACGCGAAATAGTTAGCGAACTTGATAACCATATTATTGGTCAAAATAAGGCAAAACGTTCTGTCGCAATCGCCCTGCGTAACCGTTGGCGTCGTATGCAACTGAATGAAACGTTGCGCCATGAAGTCACGCCAAAAAATATTTTAATGATTGGACCAACTGGTGTTGGTAAAACGGAAATTGCACGCCGTCTGGCAAAGCTTGCTAATGCCCCCTTCATCAAAGTTGAAGCAACAAAATTCACTGAAGTTGGCTATGTTGGTAAAGAAGTAGACTCTATCATCCGTGACCTCGCAGACTCTGCTGTCAAAATGGTACGTCAGCAATCTATCGAAAAAAATCGGTATCGTGCAGAAGAATTAGCCGAAGAGCGTATTCTCGATGTCTTGATTCCACCAGCAAAAAATAACTGGGGCCAATCAGAGCCTGTTGATGGGCACTCACCAGCGCGTCAATCTTTCCGTAAAAAACTACGTGAAGGCCAGTTAGACGATAAAGAAATTGAAATTGAAGTTGCTGCCGCGCCAATGGGCGTTGAAATCATGGCTCCTCCAGGTATGGAAGAGATGACTAATCAGCTGCAATCTATGTTTCAAAACCTTGCGGGCCAAAAACAAAAAGCACGTAAGATGACGATAAAAGAAGCTTTTAAACTTTTGGTTGAAGAAGAAGCAGCCAAGTTAGTCAACCCTGAAGAGTTGAAAGAGCAGGCTATCGAAGCGGTTGAGCAACACGGCATCGTATTTATCGATGAGTTCGATAAAATCTGTAAACGAGGTGGACAAAGCTCCGGCCCTGATGTTTCCCGTGAAGGTGTCCAGCGTGACTTACTGCCATTGATCGAAGGGTGTACTGTTTCAACTAAGCATGGCATGGTCAAAACAGATCATATTCTGTTTATCGCTTCTGGGGCATTCCAAGTCTCTAGCCCTTCTGACCTGATCCCTGAATTACAGGGTCGTTTGCCAATTCGAGTTGAACTACAAGCACTGACGACAGAAGACTTTGTACGTATTCTGACGGAGCCAAATGCCTCGCTGACTGAACAATACAAAGCCTTAATGGCAACAGAAGGTGTCACAATTGAGTTCACAGAAGATGGTATTCGCCGCATTGCAGAAGCCGCATGGCAAGTGAATGAGTCGACTGAAAATATTGGTGCTCGTCGCTTACATACTGTTTTAGAGCGTCTAATGGAGGATATCTCCTATGATGCGAGTGAACGTAACGGTCAAACCATTCACATTGACGCGGCATACGTCAGACAACACCTAGATGAATTAGTGGCTGATGAAGATCTGAGTAGATTTATTTTATAA
- the zapB gene encoding cell division protein ZapB: MSFEVFEKLEAKVQQAIDTITLLQMEIDELKDKNSALVQELDNAKSGTESLVRENEQLKQEQQTWQEKLRGLLGKMEEV; the protein is encoded by the coding sequence ATGTCATTTGAAGTATTTGAGAAATTAGAAGCAAAAGTCCAACAAGCGATTGATACAATCACATTGTTGCAAATGGAAATCGATGAACTGAAAGATAAAAATAGTGCACTCGTTCAAGAACTCGATAACGCGAAATCAGGTACTGAGTCACTCGTACGTGAAAATGAACAACTGAAACAAGAGCAGCAGACTTGGCAAGAAAAGTTGCGTGGGTTGCTCGGCAAAATGGAAGAAGTTTAA
- the priA gene encoding primosomal protein N', with amino-acid sequence MIVVQVALPVPLNRAFDYRLADNMPIPPIGGRVMVPFGKRQALGVVVNHSHTSELSEDQLKTIELVLDKETLFPDDLWQLLLWSAQYYHYPIGEVLFHALPILLRQGKAAEFSPIWQWQITPQGSALDLNELKRSPKQQQALALLRRRSVYRHQVAELELSESALQSLKKKEYIELYPVQPITEKWQSQFAVSGERLRLNSEQATAVGAIRAEDDHFSPWLLAGITGSGKTEVYLSVLENILAQGKQALVLVPEIGLTPQTISRFRERFNAPVDVLHSGLNDSERLAVWLRAKQGSNAIVIGTRSALFTPFARLGIIIIDEEHDNSYKQQDGWRYHARDLAVFRAKKENIPIIMGTATPSLETLSNVQQKKYRQLNLTLRAGNARPATQHLIDLKGQPLKFGLSHLLIKHIQQHLAQNNQVILFLNRRGYSPALLCHECGWIAECQRCDHYYTLHQNFRQLRCHHCDSQRPVPRQCPHCGSTHLVPVGMGTEQLEEGINELFPDIPVTRIDRDTTSRKGELEQHLNEVHAGGARILIGTQMLAKGHHFPDVTLVALLDVDGALFSSDFRAAERFAQLYVQVSGRAGRAGKQGEVFLQTHHPEHPLLLTLLENGYEAFTQEAMEERRIAMLPPFSSHILLRSEDHNNQDARQFLQNVRQYITEHPQSDPRLWILGPTPSIQAKRGGRFRWQLLLQHPSRGYLQQFVAQILPELQSQPESRKVKWNIDVDPTDC; translated from the coding sequence ATGATCGTCGTTCAGGTGGCTTTACCTGTTCCTTTAAATCGTGCATTTGACTATCGCTTAGCCGACAACATGCCCATTCCCCCCATAGGTGGCCGTGTCATGGTGCCTTTTGGAAAGCGCCAAGCGCTCGGCGTGGTGGTCAATCACAGCCATACAAGTGAACTATCTGAAGATCAGTTAAAAACCATTGAGCTTGTTCTCGATAAAGAAACGCTATTCCCTGATGACTTATGGCAGCTATTACTATGGTCTGCACAATATTATCACTACCCCATTGGCGAAGTGTTGTTTCATGCACTGCCCATTCTATTACGACAGGGTAAGGCAGCGGAGTTTTCACCTATTTGGCAATGGCAGATAACACCACAAGGCAGCGCACTTGACCTTAATGAATTAAAACGTTCACCAAAACAGCAACAAGCGTTAGCATTGTTACGCCGCCGCTCCGTATATCGTCACCAAGTCGCTGAATTAGAATTAAGTGAAAGCGCATTACAATCACTGAAAAAGAAAGAATATATTGAGCTATATCCAGTTCAACCTATCACTGAAAAATGGCAATCACAATTTGCTGTCAGTGGTGAACGCCTACGCTTAAACAGTGAACAGGCTACCGCTGTTGGGGCTATTCGTGCCGAAGATGACCATTTTTCACCTTGGCTTCTTGCCGGCATTACTGGTTCAGGTAAAACGGAGGTTTATCTCAGCGTACTCGAAAACATTCTCGCTCAAGGTAAGCAAGCACTGGTTTTAGTTCCTGAAATTGGCTTAACCCCACAAACAATTAGCCGTTTTCGAGAGCGATTTAATGCTCCCGTAGACGTACTCCATTCAGGATTAAATGATAGTGAGCGCCTTGCCGTGTGGCTACGTGCGAAGCAAGGCAGTAACGCTATTGTGATAGGGACTCGTTCCGCTCTGTTTACCCCTTTCGCTCGTTTAGGCATCATTATTATTGATGAAGAGCACGACAACTCTTACAAACAACAGGATGGCTGGCGTTACCATGCGCGCGATCTCGCCGTCTTCCGCGCTAAAAAAGAAAATATCCCGATTATCATGGGAACAGCAACGCCTTCTTTAGAAACGTTATCCAATGTTCAGCAAAAAAAGTATCGCCAACTCAATTTAACATTACGAGCAGGCAATGCGCGTCCAGCGACACAACATCTGATTGATTTAAAAGGTCAACCGCTTAAATTTGGTTTATCCCATTTATTGATTAAGCATATTCAGCAGCATTTAGCGCAAAATAATCAGGTTATTTTGTTTTTAAATCGCCGAGGCTACTCACCCGCATTGCTCTGCCATGAATGTGGCTGGATAGCGGAATGCCAACGCTGCGATCACTATTACACCTTACACCAAAATTTCCGTCAGCTACGCTGCCATCATTGTGATAGCCAACGTCCCGTGCCTCGCCAATGCCCACACTGCGGCTCAACGCACCTTGTGCCTGTTGGTATGGGAACAGAGCAATTGGAAGAAGGCATCAATGAATTATTCCCTGACATACCTGTCACGCGTATTGACCGTGATACCACCAGCCGTAAAGGGGAACTTGAACAGCATTTAAATGAAGTACATGCTGGTGGAGCACGAATTTTGATTGGCACACAAATGTTGGCAAAAGGCCATCATTTTCCCGATGTCACGCTGGTCGCTTTATTGGATGTGGATGGCGCCCTGTTTTCAAGTGACTTTAGAGCCGCCGAGCGATTTGCTCAACTCTATGTTCAAGTTTCTGGACGAGCAGGCCGCGCGGGTAAACAAGGTGAAGTATTTTTGCAAACACATCACCCCGAGCACCCACTATTACTGACGCTATTAGAAAATGGCTATGAGGCATTTACTCAAGAAGCGATGGAAGAGCGGCGCATCGCTATGCTACCACCGTTTTCTAGCCATATTTTATTGCGTTCAGAAGATCACAATAATCAGGATGCTCGGCAATTTTTACAAAACGTTCGCCAATATATTACTGAACACCCGCAAAGTGATCCCCGTTTATGGATTTTAGGCCCTACCCCATCGATCCAAGCTAAGCGAGGTGGTCGCTTTCGCTGGCAATTATTATTACAACACCCATCACGAGGTTATTTGCAGCAATTTGTCGCACAAATTTTGCCTGAATTGCAGAGCCAACCAGAAAGCCGCAAAGTGAAATGGAATATTGACGTGGATCCCACTGACTGTTAG
- the cytR gene encoding DNA-binding transcriptional regulator CytR, which produces MKDVAKAAGVSTATVSRTLMTPEKVSLQTRQKVEQAVMDVGYYPHSLARSYKRNESKTILAIVPDISDPFFSDVICGLEKVAAQEGYFVLIGDCKHQQKQENAFINLIITKQIDGMVLLGSNLPFDVSAEEQKNLPPIVMANEFSPELKLPTVHIDNLTSAFNATHYLQKLGHKRIACIAGPEHMPHSQYRLEGYKKAMLRTGEKLREYYIVRGDFTHESGAEAVKTLLSLPEPPTAIFCHSDIMAIGAMWQAKKLGLTLPDDLSIVGFDNLEQAKYTLPALTTINHPRDEIGRHAMLLLLEQLQGNSVTPGSRLLDSDLIIRESAKAPKS; this is translated from the coding sequence ATGAAAGATGTTGCTAAAGCAGCGGGCGTATCAACGGCGACTGTCTCTAGAACATTAATGACGCCTGAAAAGGTCTCATTACAAACTCGTCAAAAAGTCGAGCAAGCAGTGATGGACGTGGGCTATTATCCACACAGCCTAGCGAGAAGCTACAAACGTAACGAATCGAAAACGATCTTGGCGATAGTGCCTGATATTAGCGACCCTTTTTTTAGTGATGTTATTTGTGGACTTGAAAAAGTTGCCGCACAAGAAGGCTATTTTGTACTGATTGGTGACTGCAAACATCAGCAAAAGCAAGAAAACGCTTTTATTAATCTAATCATCACAAAGCAAATCGATGGGATGGTACTGTTAGGGTCGAACTTACCGTTTGATGTATCCGCAGAAGAACAAAAAAATTTACCGCCAATCGTTATGGCTAACGAATTCTCGCCTGAATTAAAATTACCGACTGTTCATATCGATAACCTAACATCAGCCTTTAATGCCACCCATTATTTACAAAAATTAGGTCATAAGCGCATTGCATGTATTGCAGGGCCTGAGCATATGCCTCACAGCCAATATCGTTTAGAAGGTTATAAAAAAGCGATGCTACGTACTGGCGAAAAATTGCGGGAATATTATATTGTTCGAGGCGATTTTACCCATGAAAGTGGCGCTGAAGCAGTCAAAACTCTGCTATCGCTACCGGAACCTCCTACCGCTATTTTTTGTCATAGCGATATTATGGCAATCGGCGCCATGTGGCAGGCTAAAAAATTAGGTTTAACGCTACCTGACGATTTATCTATCGTCGGGTTTGATAATTTAGAACAAGCCAAGTATACACTGCCGGCATTAACAACCATTAACCATCCCCGAGATGAAATTGGTCGACATGCTATGTTATTGCTGCTTGAACAACTACAGGGTAATAGTGTCACTCCGGGTTCTCGCCTCCTAGATTCTGATTTAATCATCAGAGAGAGTGCAAAAGCGCCTAAAAGCTAG
- the hslV gene encoding ATP-dependent protease subunit HslV has translation MTTIVSVRRNGQVVIGGDGQATMGNTVMKGNVRKVRRLYNDKVIAGFAGGTADAFTLFELFERKLELHQGHLTKAAVELAKDWRTDRMLRKLEALLAVADEHTSLIITGNGDVVQPENDLIAIGSGGSYAQAAARALLENTDLSAREIAEKALSIAGDICIYTNHNVNFEEISSKS, from the coding sequence ATGACAACAATCGTAAGTGTTCGCCGTAATGGCCAGGTCGTAATTGGTGGAGATGGGCAGGCGACGATGGGTAATACCGTCATGAAAGGCAATGTCCGCAAAGTTCGTCGCTTATATAACGACAAAGTTATTGCCGGATTTGCCGGTGGCACTGCTGACGCATTCACTCTTTTTGAGTTGTTTGAGCGCAAGCTTGAGCTACATCAAGGCCATTTAACTAAAGCTGCTGTTGAGCTAGCAAAAGATTGGCGTACTGACCGCATGCTACGCAAACTCGAAGCGCTACTTGCTGTTGCTGATGAACATACCTCCCTCATTATTACAGGGAATGGTGATGTCGTTCAGCCAGAGAATGATTTAATTGCTATAGGTTCAGGTGGCTCATATGCACAAGCCGCTGCACGCGCATTACTTGAAAATACCGACTTAAGTGCTCGTGAAATTGCTGAAAAAGCACTGTCTATCGCCGGTGATATCTGTATCTATACCAACCACAATGTCAACTTTGAAGAAATTTCTTCAAAATCATAA
- a CDS encoding pentapeptide repeat-containing protein, which produces MNNKLKKEMVERWTDELNFKINAMFKKEDWRDKNIINARWNMAPFGSTDNNKLDFRGFVFREPIHYHYISNIDFSYSRVISGNKDNYGPSRGVTGFISSILEDCNFIGSQMPANLAEKFTKCNFSGAKFKSSKLNADFFSCQFINSDMKDVLANGKKFIKCDFTNASLKKCNFYNCYFEDCIFDNAIMSSSNISGSTFVKTKPSELQIMSCSVSDNLKFL; this is translated from the coding sequence ATGAATAATAAATTAAAAAAAGAAATGGTAGAGAGATGGACTGATGAGCTGAACTTTAAGATAAACGCTATGTTTAAAAAGGAAGATTGGAGAGACAAAAATATTATTAATGCTCGTTGGAATATGGCTCCTTTTGGGTCCACCGATAATAATAAACTAGATTTTAGAGGATTTGTTTTTAGAGAGCCTATTCATTACCACTATATCTCAAATATTGATTTTTCTTATTCACGGGTAATAAGTGGTAATAAAGATAATTACGGACCATCAAGAGGAGTAACTGGATTTATTAGTTCAATACTTGAAGATTGCAACTTTATTGGTTCACAGATGCCTGCTAACTTGGCTGAAAAATTTACAAAATGTAATTTCAGTGGAGCAAAATTTAAGTCATCAAAATTAAATGCTGATTTTTTTTCCTGTCAGTTTATTAACTCCGACATGAAAGATGTTTTAGCCAATGGTAAAAAATTTATCAAATGTGATTTCACTAATGCTAGTTTAAAAAAATGTAATTTTTACAACTGCTATTTTGAAGACTGTATATTTGATAATGCAATTATGTCTTCCTCAAATATCTCAGGTAGTACATTTGTTAAGACTAAACCTTCTGAGCTTCAGATCATGAGCTGCTCTGTGTCTGATAATTTAAAATTTTTATAA
- the ftsN gene encoding cell division protein FtsN: protein MAQKDYVARGRSPARRKTSKGKSKKAQGLPITTLVVAVGIVVLFVGGLFYITQNKKESPQNVGANPPSAPTNTLPPKPEERWRYIKELERRGVDTPNIQQPNSQNGNIMRPSDLTPEQRQLLEQIDSDRRGPVTNLQEVPYNGQPVPRSQVIINEPTQPVSPPVRHKPTTPPETKTETRSTQPAQSSPAQSESKPANNLQNMLVQCGSFRTAEQAESVRATLAFSGIESRITVGGGWHRIMLGPYSKATAEKMRDRASSVGVSGCILRASGG, encoded by the coding sequence GTGGCACAAAAAGATTATGTAGCTCGTGGGCGGTCACCAGCCCGCCGAAAAACCAGTAAAGGTAAATCAAAGAAAGCACAAGGACTGCCGATAACGACATTGGTCGTTGCCGTCGGCATTGTGGTTTTATTTGTTGGTGGCCTTTTCTATATCACTCAAAATAAAAAAGAATCGCCGCAGAATGTGGGGGCTAATCCACCGTCAGCGCCGACCAATACTCTGCCGCCAAAACCCGAGGAGCGCTGGCGCTATATTAAAGAGCTGGAACGACGTGGTGTTGATACGCCAAATATTCAGCAACCAAACAGCCAGAATGGCAATATTATGCGTCCATCCGATCTGACACCTGAACAGCGTCAGCTCTTGGAGCAAATTGATTCAGATAGACGTGGTCCTGTAACCAATTTACAGGAGGTTCCTTATAACGGGCAGCCTGTACCGCGCTCACAAGTGATCATCAATGAGCCAACTCAGCCGGTGAGTCCACCCGTGCGGCACAAGCCTACAACGCCGCCTGAGACAAAAACAGAGACACGTTCTACACAACCAGCGCAGTCGTCACCTGCACAATCTGAAAGTAAGCCAGCCAATAATTTACAAAATATGCTCGTACAATGTGGCTCTTTCCGTACTGCCGAGCAGGCTGAATCTGTCCGAGCCACTCTCGCATTCTCAGGAATCGAAAGCAGAATCACTGTTGGTGGTGGTTGGCATCGTATTATGCTTGGCCCTTATTCTAAGGCAACAGCAGAAAAAATGCGCGATCGAGCAAGTAGCGTCGGTGTTTCTGGTTGTATTCTTCGTGCCTCTGGGGGTTGA
- the rpmE gene encoding 50S ribosomal protein L31, with product MKKGIHPKYEEVTATCSCGNVMKINSTAGHSLNLDVCGSCHPFYTGKQRDVATGGRVDRFNQRFSIPGSKK from the coding sequence ATGAAAAAAGGTATTCACCCTAAATACGAAGAAGTTACTGCAACCTGCTCTTGCGGTAATGTTATGAAAATTAATTCAACAGCAGGTCACTCGCTGAACCTGGACGTTTGTGGTAGCTGCCACCCATTCTACACTGGTAAACAGCGTGACGTTGCTACTGGTGGTCGTGTTGATCGCTTTAACCAACGTTTCAGCATCCCAGGTTCTAAGAAGTAA
- the metB gene encoding cystathionine gamma-synthase encodes MSLKPSTIAIHNGLNEDTQFGCVVPPIYLSSTYNFTGFNEPRVHDYSRRGNPGRDIVQRTIAQLEGGSGAVMTNSGMSALHLLCTVFLQPGDLLVAPHDCYGGSYRLFNSQHQRGAYQVQFVNQNNQDELLAALKKKPKLVLIETPSNPLLTIYDIEHIARLAHEVGAFVVVDNTFLSPVLQQPIALGADFVVHSCTKYLNGHSDIIAGAVIAKEEKWALELAWWANNIGVTGGAFDSYLLLRGIRTLSPRIKQQQSNALEIVNYLTAQPWVKKLYYPALQDHAGHEIAVKQQKGFGAMLSFEFNGDEQQLCRFLSALTLFTLAESLGGVETLISHTATMTHAGMSAEARAAAGITDSLLRISVGIEDSEDLIADLENAFRVAAQR; translated from the coding sequence ATGTCCCTTAAACCGTCGACTATCGCCATTCATAATGGATTAAATGAAGATACGCAGTTTGGTTGCGTTGTTCCCCCTATTTACCTGTCGAGCACTTATAACTTCACAGGATTCAATGAGCCGAGAGTTCATGATTATTCACGTCGAGGAAATCCAGGACGTGATATTGTGCAAAGAACCATCGCACAGCTTGAAGGCGGTAGTGGTGCGGTAATGACTAACAGTGGAATGTCCGCATTACATCTTTTATGTACGGTGTTTTTACAGCCTGGTGACTTACTGGTCGCCCCTCATGATTGTTATGGTGGAAGTTATCGTCTCTTCAATAGCCAGCATCAACGAGGCGCTTATCAAGTACAGTTTGTTAATCAAAACAATCAAGATGAGCTACTTGCTGCACTGAAGAAAAAACCTAAATTGGTCCTGATCGAAACACCAAGTAACCCGCTACTGACTATTTATGATATTGAGCATATTGCGCGTTTAGCGCATGAAGTGGGGGCTTTCGTTGTTGTCGATAACACGTTTTTAAGCCCTGTTTTACAACAACCTATCGCGTTAGGGGCAGATTTTGTGGTGCATTCCTGTACAAAATATCTTAATGGGCATTCAGATATTATTGCGGGTGCAGTGATTGCCAAAGAGGAAAAATGGGCTTTAGAATTAGCGTGGTGGGCGAATAATATTGGTGTCACGGGTGGCGCATTTGATAGTTATCTGTTGTTAAGAGGGATACGAACGTTGTCTCCACGCATTAAGCAGCAACAAAGTAATGCGCTGGAAATCGTCAATTATCTTACAGCTCAACCATGGGTGAAAAAGTTATACTACCCAGCGTTACAAGACCATGCTGGTCATGAAATCGCGGTGAAACAGCAAAAAGGCTTTGGTGCGATGCTGAGCTTCGAGTTTAATGGCGATGAACAACAGTTGTGCCGTTTTTTGAGTGCATTAACATTGTTTACATTGGCGGAGTCATTAGGCGGTGTTGAAACATTGATCTCGCATACCGCAACGATGACCCATGCAGGGATGTCGGCAGAAGCACGTGCCGCCGCCGGTATTACCGATAGTCTACTCAGAATTTCTGTTGGGATCGAAGATAGTGAAGATTTGATCGCAGACTTAGAGAATGCATTTAGAGTTGCAGCGCAACGTTAG
- the rraA gene encoding ribonuclease E activity regulator RraA — protein MKYDTSELCDIYQESVNVVEPLFSNFGGRTSFGGQIITVKCFEDNGLLYDLLEEDGHGRILLVDGGGSVRKALIDAELARLAVDNHWEGIVIYGAVRQVDALMELDLGIQAIAAIPSGCPDEGIGESDIRVNFGGVTFFSGDYLYADNTGIILSEEPLATQDSAGFEVIDDEDL, from the coding sequence ATGAAATATGATACTTCCGAACTCTGTGATATCTACCAAGAAAGCGTCAATGTGGTAGAGCCTCTATTTTCCAATTTTGGTGGGCGTACTTCATTTGGCGGTCAAATCATTACGGTTAAGTGCTTTGAAGACAATGGCCTACTGTATGATTTGCTGGAAGAAGATGGCCATGGCCGTATTCTCCTCGTCGATGGGGGCGGTTCTGTGCGTAAAGCACTCATTGATGCAGAGCTCGCTAGATTAGCGGTCGATAACCACTGGGAAGGCATTGTGATATACGGTGCTGTACGCCAAGTGGATGCATTGATGGAGCTCGATCTGGGTATTCAAGCCATTGCTGCAATACCGAGCGGTTGCCCAGATGAAGGGATTGGGGAAAGTGATATCCGCGTTAATTTTGGCGGCGTTACCTTCTTCTCTGGTGACTACCTTTATGCCGATAATACAGGCATTATTCTGTCAGAAGAGCCTCTTGCAACGCAGGATAGTGCAGGTTTTGAAGTCATTGACGATGAAGACCTCTAG
- the metJ gene encoding met regulon transcriptional regulator MetJ: MAEWNGEYISPYAEHGKKSEQVKKITVSIPLKVLKILTDERTRRQINNLRHATNSELLCEAFLHAFTGQPLPNDEDLRKERSDEIPEAAKEIMRELGIDPETWEY, from the coding sequence ATGGCTGAATGGAACGGTGAATATATCAGTCCGTATGCTGAACATGGCAAAAAAAGTGAGCAAGTAAAAAAAATCACAGTATCGATCCCATTAAAGGTACTGAAAATTTTAACTGATGAGCGTACTCGCAGACAGATCAATAACTTGCGTCATGCAACCAACAGTGAGTTGCTGTGTGAAGCTTTCTTACACGCCTTCACGGGACAGCCTCTGCCAAATGATGAAGATTTGCGTAAAGAGCGTAGTGATGAAATCCCTGAAGCAGCAAAAGAGATCATGCGCGAACTTGGTATTGACCCAGAAACTTGGGAATATTAA
- a CDS encoding 1,4-dihydroxy-2-naphthoate polyprenyltransferase codes for MSSSTSISRKQAWLESLRPKTLPLGVIAIITGSALTYLMGTFKWPVALLALITAGLLQILSNLANDYGDAVKGSDTAERIGPLRGMQKGVITQADMKKALKINIIAACISGLLLIIVACEKPEDAIGFLVLGLVAIVAAITYTVGKKPYGYLGLGDISVLIFFGWLSVIGTYYLQSNSFNMITFLPATACGLLSVAVLNINNMRDIENDIKAGKNTLAVRLGPQGARIYHAAIIIIAILCLAFFNLLYLHGWAGWLFLLAVPMLMNHIRRVLSDPTPEGMRPMLENMVKAALFTNVLFSIGVVLSK; via the coding sequence ATGAGCTCATCTACTTCTATTAGCCGTAAGCAGGCCTGGCTAGAAAGTTTACGCCCTAAAACCCTGCCTCTAGGGGTGATTGCGATTATCACTGGCTCTGCGTTAACCTATTTAATGGGCACGTTTAAGTGGCCAGTTGCCCTTTTAGCACTAATTACAGCAGGTTTACTGCAAATATTGTCTAACCTTGCTAATGATTACGGCGATGCCGTGAAAGGCTCTGACACTGCCGAACGTATAGGCCCTTTGCGTGGCATGCAAAAAGGGGTCATCACCCAAGCAGATATGAAAAAAGCGCTCAAAATTAATATTATCGCTGCCTGTATTTCAGGGCTGCTGTTAATTATAGTCGCTTGTGAAAAACCAGAAGACGCTATCGGCTTCTTAGTGTTAGGGTTAGTTGCAATTGTTGCGGCAATCACCTATACCGTTGGTAAAAAACCTTATGGTTACCTAGGCTTAGGGGATATTTCTGTTCTTATTTTCTTCGGCTGGCTCAGTGTTATTGGCACATATTATTTGCAATCCAACAGCTTTAATATGATCACGTTCTTACCTGCAACGGCATGTGGATTACTTTCAGTTGCAGTGCTCAATATTAACAATATGCGCGATATCGAAAATGATATTAAAGCGGGCAAAAATACCCTCGCGGTACGTTTAGGCCCTCAAGGTGCGAGGATCTATCACGCAGCTATCATTATTATCGCGATTTTATGCCTAGCTTTCTTTAATTTACTGTATCTGCACGGTTGGGCCGGCTGGTTATTTTTACTGGCGGTGCCTATGTTGATGAATCATATTCGCCGTGTACTCAGTGATCCGACACCCGAAGGCATGCGTCCGATGCTAGAAAACATGGTGAAAGCAGCACTATTCACTAACGTTCTCTTTTCTATCGGTGTAGTATTGAGTAAATAA